Part of the Tolypothrix sp. PCC 7910 genome, TGTATGATAGGAGAAGAAAGTTTTCTGCCGCTTCACGCTGCTATTGCTGCTGGTAATGAAGAACTAGCAAAATTATTAATTGCTAAAGGAGCAGATGTCAAAGCTAGAAACTCTAAAGGTGAGACATCTTTACACTTCGTTAGTAGTTCATTAACGCTAGCAAATTTGTTGATTGAAAAAGGACTAGATGTTAATGCTACAAATACTAATAAATTGACACCTCTGCATAATCTTTATGGTCAATTAACTAAGGAAGTAGCACAACTTTTAATCAATAAAGGTGCTAAGGTGAATGTTAGGAGTGATGAACAGCTAACACCTTTGCATTTGACAGTAGCACAAGGAAAGCTGGAAGTGGCAGAGTTATTGATTGCAAAAGGTGCAGATATCAATGCAAGAACCATCATCAACTTTACACCGCTTCATTATGCTATTAATAGACCAGAATTGGCAAAATTACTAATTAATAAAGGTGCCAACTTTTATATTAAAGATAATAATGGTATGGCGATCATTCACCAGCAATCTCTAGATAAAGAAATTTTGGAATTACTGATTGCCAAGAAAGTCAATGTTAATTTCAGAAGCAATGATGGTAAAACTCCACTGCACCACCATGCCATCAACCCAGAATTTACCAAGCTATTGATTAGTAAAGGTGCTGCGATTAACGCCAAAGATAAATTAGGTAGAATACCATTACACTATGCCATGAAAGAATCGGGTAAAATCATGGTTGAAAGAGGTGCGAATATCAATGCTAAAGATAAGCTTGGTAGAACACCATTACATACAGCAATTTTGGCAGAAGATTATTACACCCTTGATTTTGTCGAATATTTATTGAGTAAGAAAGCCAAGGTAAATATTAAAGATAACGAAGGTAAAACGCCACTGCAATTAGCTTTGTCTCGTAATAATTCGGCGGCTGTTGAATTACTGAAAAAGTATCGAGCTACGGCTACATTAAATTAATTTAAATTGGTTCGTAGCCAGAAATTTAATGCTATAAAAATCAAGAACTAAAATCCTAACTACGAACTTATTTGCTTCTAAAAACTAAGGTTGCTTGGCTGTTGATTGTTAATTGTCAACAGCCAAAACTGAGATTTGTCACACTTGAAATGGATTCCTAAAATCTTTGATTTTACTAGTACAACACGGCGTAAATAAACAGACAATTCAAAATCCGCAAAACGCTTACTCTGTCTTAATTTTGAATTTTGCGAAAAGTTGCGTGCGGGGGTTCCCCCCGTTGAGCAAACTTTTCAAGACGAATTTTGAATTTTGAATTCCGCCTTGCGGTACTAGATATCGTTCCTACCCCATATACCTACAAGTGCAGCAATACCCAAGGCTGCAAATGCTAACGCACCCCATTTTAGTGGCGGATTCATATCCAAACTTTCCAAAAAACTAGGTATAGACAACTGTCTAAAGTCGCCTTCAACTTTGTCATAGCCTGTAATTGGCTCAAAAACGTTGTTTGGCGCATCTTCTGATTTTGGTTCGTTGGTACGCTGTCCTTTAAAAGCGATCGCCAATAACAGAGAATCAGCTAAGGGTGGTGAGATCCTTTGCACAAAATCTAATATCTTACCCGCATCTCCAACCACAAAATCACGGGTAGGATGTTCCGCCACATAGAGAATGGCATCGGCAACCAAACTAGGTTGGTAATATGGAGGCACTCCTGTAGGCTTCACTCCTAGTTTAGTGGCAACTTTATTGTAAAAAGGTGTATTGATTGTTGCAGGCAGAATGGAGGTAACGCTGATAGGCCATTTTTCGTGTTGTAATTCCACCCTTAAAGCATCTAGGAACCCTTCTAAACCATGCTTGGCTGAAGAGTAAGGGCTTTGTAAAGGTAGACTGCGCCTACCTTCCATAGAAGAAATATGAATTAAAGCCCCCCGTCCCGTTTGTTTGAGATAAGGTAGCGCCGCCATTGCACCATATACCTGTCCCATCAAAGTGACATCGATAACTCTGGCAAATTCCTCTGGTGTAATTTTCTCAAAAGGAGCAATCACACCAGTAGCAGCAGTATGAACCCAAGTATCAAGCCGTCCATATTCTGCTACAGTTTGATCTGCGATCGCCTTTACCTGCTCAAAATCGCTAACATCAGCAATTACATACTTGGCAACACCACCCAAACTCTGAATTTCTTCCACCAGGGACTTTAGCCCTGGTTCACTACGCGCAGCAACCACCACCTTTGCACCACGTTGGGCAAACTTTAGCGCTGTATCACGCCCAATGCCACTAGAAGCACCAACGATTGCTACCACCTGCTGACTAATTGGCTTTAATTGCATGGTTAATTATTGTTAACTTACCTTCCTTTTAATCAATAGGTGTGTTTTTCAATTGCTTCATCCCTCGGTAGGCTTAGGTGGAGATTGGGGATTGGGGACTGGGGAGTAGGGAAAAAGGGGACAAGAGGAAATATTTATTACCAATTACCAATTACCCATTACCAAATGACAAATGACAAATTAATTTCGCCACAAAGCAATTCCGCCTAATAAACCGGTGATATTAGGGATGAGTTTGACGTTTAAGGGTAGCTGGAAATTTACTTTCACAGCTTCACCGCCGCCGATGTAGAGGCAATCATAATTAAACAGATGGTGTAAAGATGCGATCGCTTTTTCTAAACG contains:
- a CDS encoding ankyrin repeat domain-containing protein — encoded protein: MFQQYDEVKQSVESGANPNEICMIGEESFLPLHAAIAAGNEELAKLLIAKGADVKARNSKGETSLHFVSSSLTLANLLIEKGLDVNATNTNKLTPLHNLYGQLTKEVAQLLINKGAKVNVRSDEQLTPLHLTVAQGKLEVAELLIAKGADINARTIINFTPLHYAINRPELAKLLINKGANFYIKDNNGMAIIHQQSLDKEILELLIAKKVNVNFRSNDGKTPLHHHAINPEFTKLLISKGAAINAKDKLGRIPLHYAMKESGKIMVERGANINAKDKLGRTPLHTAILAEDYYTLDFVEYLLSKKAKVNIKDNEGKTPLQLALSRNNSAAVELLKKYRATATLN
- a CDS encoding SDR family oxidoreductase — translated: MQLKPISQQVVAIVGASSGIGRDTALKFAQRGAKVVVAARSEPGLKSLVEEIQSLGGVAKYVIADVSDFEQVKAIADQTVAEYGRLDTWVHTAATGVIAPFEKITPEEFARVIDVTLMGQVYGAMAALPYLKQTGRGALIHISSMEGRRSLPLQSPYSSAKHGLEGFLDALRVELQHEKWPISVTSILPATINTPFYNKVATKLGVKPTGVPPYYQPSLVADAILYVAEHPTRDFVVGDAGKILDFVQRISPPLADSLLLAIAFKGQRTNEPKSEDAPNNVFEPITGYDKVEGDFRQLSIPSFLESLDMNPPLKWGALAFAALGIAALVGIWGRNDI